The segment TCAGTTGATAAAACTGTCCCCATGATGACAGTGATCTGATCCAGGGGACAGTTTTCAGGTTTGAGATGAAGGTAAGAAGAGGGGCGATGGATGACACATGTCTGCGTGTCATCACTGACTTTTTAAAGCCTGTGACAGAGTCCTGCAGCAGAAATAGAACAAAGCTGAGATGTATCGGCATGTGGCAGCAGGCTGCAGGAATACCAGACGGGCTGCTTTTAGACTgtgagttcacacacacacaaacacgtaggAATGCTGCTGGAAGATTCTggaggggagtgtgtgtgcgtataaAACCAGCAGAGCGCCTGGACATCAGGCAGACAGACGGCCAGACTCCAAACTGAAGCTGCTGATTTGAAACCTagacctccacctccaccgccGCCAGAATGTTGTGTCCAAGTGCCTTCCAGCCATCTGCCGTCACCATGAGGCCCTTCCTGGACCTGCACTGGCCCATCAGGAGCCTGTGGCCCGAGACCCGGCCTCTGTTCTACCACATCGAGCAGGAGATGATCCGTCACATGCAGGAGATGAGGCAGACCATGGAGTACATGGAGAAGCTACACCAGAAGATCTTCGAGGAGCTTGACCAGGCGTCCACCAGCTCGACGGGAGCTTTGAAGCCCATCACCTTCCACGAGTGGGCAAAGGATGGCAGCAGCTTCGCCGTCAGCCTGGACACTCAGGACTTCTCCCCTCAGGAGCTGTCGGTCAAACAGGTGGGCAGGAAACTCAGGGTGAGCGGCAAgacggagaagaagaaggaggacgaCAAGGGCTCGTACTCCTACACGTGTCAGGAGTTCAGACAGGACTTCGACCTGCCGGTTGGGGTCAACCCGGAGACGGTGACCTGCTCACTGGTGGACGGCCGACTGCAGATCCAGGCGCCCCAGGAGGGAGCACGGAATGATGGGAAGGAAAGGATCGTACCCATCAACATCACCTCATGCCCAGCGATCACATCCACCAGCGGGGAGGCACAGGGGAGCGCCTCCTTCTCAGAGGCCAGCCCTCCTGAGAAGAACTGAACCATCTCATTCCCTCTTACATCTTTTCTTAGAATTTTGACTTCAAGTCAAAACTACATTCTCATTTGTCTCATGTTTTGTTTGCTACCTGGTTACGTAGCAAAATATTGTCCTGTTTGAATTATAATATCGATAGCATGATTGTATCTCTTATTGCGGTGCATGCTCATAAAAATATACAGATGTAAATCTAAATCACATCTGTTTGGCATTACACTTGTATTAATAGATGTTACATCTATGATCTCATATTTgtaaagcacaaaataaatgtagtaTTTCTCATAAGAATAATTCCATCCTCattctcatttatttaaatgttctaTAAATTAGCCagttatttgcattttttgatCACGTTTCCTCAAATTCTTGTATATTTTTGCACAATCCTGCTGATACATAAAAAACAAGGGTGGGGATATGATCCTATTCTCATTTTTCAGCTGCTTATATCATAaaataatgtacatatttacatgTTAAAATAGATTGAGtcatgacaataaaaacaagacaccggtttttcctttctttgtaaaataattCTCAATAAACTTAATTTATTCACAAACTGCTTTTCAAATAGCCATGTCgttgttcttttttaatcacatacaataaaaaacatttctaaaagaCGAGAGACGTCCGAGTCTCTCTGCCTACTTTTTACACGACTGCTCCTCTTTTTACAACTCCTCCTCCGTCTGaagattcttttatttttttcaaacacaatGCGTTTATAATCACGCTCAGACATCAGATtagaaatagtttttaaaaaacagcaggaaaataaTGAACAGAGGGACTAGAAATCGAACAGCTACAGCACacatttccttttcttctctgttatgtctgttccttttttattttaacatttatgattTACAGAATATGTTCAGTTAAGGCTTATGTTGGGTGATATAAACCAAAGGGATGGGGAGGTGTGTGTTGTACTTGGTTGTATATgtgccaagtgtgtgtgtgacaaatttGACGAAGTCAAATCTTAAATTTGTATGCTAACAAATAGCTTATAGCGAAACATGAACCTTTCCTTTCAGATATAGCTTAGCATAATTCTCTTGATGTTCATAGAAATATTGTGCTAACATCTCTTTGTCTGACTCTTAATCAAGATATAGTTAGCCTAGCTAATCAGGTacatgtatattaaaaaaacactggatttttaaaaaaatttgtcaACTGGTGGCGGTGGCCTATGAAATTCTTAAAGAACGTGGGCGTCAGAAAATCAAAACTGTGTGAAAGTTTTTTTCTCCCACTCGTCTGATTCCTGTCAAAACGATCACATGGGCAACATTTTGGTGTAAAacctttatgctaagctaggctaaccacatcttcagcttccagactaaCATCCACCAGATCATCACACTTAAGGAAGAACATGTCAAAGAGTTGAGCTGTTCCTTTAAATACAGACGTGTTTGTTGATGATGTGATGGATGAAAAAAAGGTAGGaaacaaatatttcagttttaaacACTCCAATGTTCCAATTTaccaaaacaaaaccttttctTTCACAGTGCATTCACTGCCGTCATGTTCCAACATATCTGAAAAGTTAACAGTAACGTTGCCATAATCTAAAGAAATTTTAATCCAACACAGTCAACATTTaaacatctttgtttttttaagtcttTATGTGCCGAATGGCATCATTTGTGTTGCATTCAAGGACAGCTGGACATTTGAGATCTAACAGTCGACTGCGGAATTGAAACACATCGGGATTATGTTTACGATCCAGTTTTCTTGCTGATTGTCTTTAGGGGTTGGAGTCTCTAACTTTTGGGCCCTCACCTTCATTCTGGGATTTTCCTCACAGATTTCTATGACCAGGTTTTTATAACAAACATCCTAAATGCTGACTGCGATCGATTATGGATTATCACAGAAATTATATTGAAAATGTCTGGAAACAAGGAACTCAATCCTGATCTGGTGGAGGTGAAATGATCAGCAGGAATGTGACGTATGGTTCAGTACAAAagctactgtatataaaacaaGCTGTGGTCCTGAATGCAGCCGCTGAAGACACGGACGCGCAGCAGAGACCGAAAATGTCtgggtttcatttttctttaggGTCATTGAACACTGTGAATGTTTTCAATCAAATTTCCAGCATCTCCTTCACACCTGGTGGTTCAGTTCATATCCAGATTGACATCCGATTTATGAGACATCAACGTTCTCATGTAAACACACCTGTAGAACCAAATCAACCAGAATTCTTTTGTTTGCGGTGCCTGCATGTCAATTTAGATGAGaaactttattattaatattacatttaatctCAGGATTCCAAATCTGATGTGTTTGagaataaatgatttaaatgaagCCAAAAAAAGCCGTCTCTGAGTCGATTCTACGTCCCTGTGGGAGAATCGGGATTCAATCTGGACacgagtcacatgaccaccagGTGGATTTaagcacacactcatacacacacacgcacgcacacagcaggagtgtgtgttgtgttctgcAGTGATAGGAATGTGTGAACACTCATGTGAACAACAGCATCAATGGCTACCGGCCCTCCGTGCAGCCTGATGGGACGCCTCCAGCAGCGAACCTGAACGCATCAACACCCATTACTGAACGGTTGATCATTATCAAAAGTAATTGATAAATGATAAGATTCAAAGTTGTCACTGTCAATCATGAAAATTGACTGCTAATGATTATCAACTCTATtctatttgtgtcattttaaaaaggtgaaaatgctaatattctatttatttttggtcaataaaaaccaataaaaagtcACCAGAACCAAGCAAATGAAGTGACGACCTGGAGACAGAACTTGCAAAGAAAATAGAActcaaacagccaatcagacacTCTCCTGCTTACGAGTGACGTTTTTTTGCTTAAGTATGACATATGTGAGATTTAATATCTCTTTTTGGGTCATAAATCATTCAGGTTGGAGCCACGGGGCGACGCTCTCATCAGACTGTCATGTTTCAGAGACTCAGCTGCTGTGGACCAGAAGACACCTGAACACCCCGAGTCCGGTCACAGCTGCCATGAATCTGCACCCGAAGctcaaactgattttatttttcttgtggaGGTAACTGATAATTAGgtgcagacagacggacagcGCTGACCAGGACTCAGTGTGGAAGTTTCCTCTCATCACAGGCAACCAGTTCCTCTGAGATCTTCACGTTTGGATGCAAACAGGTTCACGCCAAAGTGAAGCCACAGCGCTGAGTTTTTACTGGCGGTAGTCAGGTCATCACTGTCGTCGTCAATCAGCTTTGTTTACCCCGGCTCATCCAATGAGAGAAGGTGTTGTTCCTGAGAGCTTTGCTGATTGGTAGTATGGAGGCGCAAGAGTGTCGAGATGATGGATCCAGgaaaggggtggggggagggttgagatcatttcaaaacaaagctaaattaaaaaactaaaacagcCTTTCATTTACAAATTATGTCAGTTTTCTTCTATTAAGTTCAAGTCCAGTTCTGTACAATCCCTCTCGAACACCGTCTGCTGGGCCGCCTcgcgctcctccacctcctcttctccatcgtcgtcatcgtcgtcgtcgtcgtcctcGCGGCACTCCTCGTCGCTCTCGCTCAGCGGTCCGATGCTGGTCCGGCCCAGGCACTCGGCCGGCGAGCAAGAACCACGGAAGTCGCCCATGAAGGCCTCCATGCCCATGCAGACGTCGCCGCCGCAAACCAGCCTGCCGCCGCGCTCCAGACACTGAGGGTCGATGCTGCGGGTCTGTGGGGGACGACAGGGGGAGGACATCAGAACAGGTTCAGGTGATaatgaaagataaataaaagattGTTTGACTAAAACTCTCAATACCTGAGTCATCTTGGCAAAGTCCAGGACGGGTCGGGCACAGGGTCGGTCGGGGTCGCGGCGTCTCTTCAGACCCGGTTTGAGCAGTAGAAGGTCGCAGGGCTGCGAGTGGCAGCGTGGCAGCTGCGGCGGCAGGCTGCGGCGGAGAGATGAAGGTGTGCTGCAGGCTGAAGAAGGCGAAGCGGGCACCGGGCCCCCCCGAGCCGCACCGGCAGAACACCCCGGCGGGGGCGCCACCGCTTGGCTCGGCACTGGAGGCGGAGGCAGGAACGTGGAGGCTGCAGAGTCTCTGATGAGGACAGGTGAAAGGGAGAAACGCCTctgaggagggggaggtgggTGAAGAGGCGAGGGCGAGGAGGAGCAGGATGAGGGGGAGgggaagaagcagcagcaggctccgccccctgctgcTGCCTCGCTGGGGTCCCAGGGGAAGCTCCAGGGCAGCGGCGAATCCGGAGACAGCGCCAGGCTGAAGAAGGTGGGGCTGGATGAGGAGTGCAGCGAGGAGTTCAGAGAGGAGCTGGGAGCACGGAGAggacaggctccgcccccagctGCACCTGGCCCTATACCGCCTCCCGCTGTCCCGCCCCCACCTGCAatacctcctcctgctcccccGTGACACTGCTGACGACTGACGGGAGTCCAGACCCTTGAGGCGCTGGGCCGCCAGGTGTAGCGGCAGCGCGACAGATCCTCGGGCACCGAAAGTGAACGGCAGTGGCGTTtagggggtgggggaggaggaggtgggggcccGGGGCCGGGAAGAGCTGCAGGCGCTCCTGGGAGAGACAACTCGGATGCTGAGGTGCTGGGAGCCAGTGGCCGGTGCTGCTGCGGCTGAGCGGGCATGCTGTCCAGGGGGTCGCCCCCCTCGTGTAGGTGAGCATCTGGGGGCACCAGGGGCACGGGGCCAGGTGGAAAACTAGAGCTCAGTAACCCCCCCTGCAAGCCAGACTTAGAGGGAGGGCAGAGCTGCCAGTAGCTGCTCTCTGAGAAGAAAGATGAACAGAGTTAGGCAaaaggagatgaagatgctgttcGGAATAACTGTGATCATATCCCTCTACGCTGATGATTTGCTGCTCTACATTTCAGACCCGactgtttcacatttttatctctAGAGTTTTTTCTCCTTGTTAAAAGATTTAATCCAACGAGTTTTCTGAATCCTCTTTTAGATCATTCAGCAATCAGTTCCTATCCTTCCAACCCATCAGAATAAAACTATTTCAATGAAAACAAAGCTGCACGCCAGTCTTAATACCAATATGTTTGTCATAAATATGGAGATACAAAAAAACgtaaattaaacaaacaaataattaaaccagaaaaatgaaagaGGCTCCtggaactggaaaaaaaaacattttaatgctaaTGTCATAACAGAATATTGGCAAAGTGAAAAGCATAAAATCAGATTAACACCATTAGGACTCAGACACAGACATGTTCCTGTATTCTGCCCAGTGTTCTGAGTGAAAATGTTCTTCGACTTTATGGTAAATGTGGGACCCAGTGGTTTTATCATAAAATGAAGGACCCAAAATCAGCACATTTATCCCTGCTGGACAGATTTAGACCAGAttgctctttctctttctctcatgaGTCCAAGTAAAGGAAAGCAAAGTGTGTAATTATTGTAACACTATTACTGTAACACTATCTTAAAGTTGTTATTCAATTAAAGGACATCACAGATCTTTCAGAGTGAGATAAATTTATTTagaatgaaatatgaaacaCTCACCAGGCATCAAGCCATCTGGGGGCCAGCACTCTGCAAGAGTTTTCGGGTCCAGTAGGGACtgaaagtcaaaaaaaaaagatgtagaaAATTTTCATGAAATATTACTGACCAGCACTGCCAAAGTTGCTCATTTATTCCTATTTTTTCCAAAGACTGAGAGAAGATCTCAATTCTAGGTTGAAGGCAGTCTGTGGAGAGTAAATTATCCTGTAACACCTCATGTTGAATAGTCATTTAAGTAACATAGTGGAGGAAAAGCTgcaggtggagggggagggacTCACCAGGTAACAGTCCCCTGGATGATCAGGGTCGCCTTCCAGAGTCTGCTTCCTCAGGCTCTCCACAAGCAATGTGACCACAGCATGGTGGCAGGGGACCAGGGGTGAGATGGGGGAGGGAAGAGGGGAGAAAAtggggagaggaagaagagggggagacaatggagaagggaggggaagaggaaggagaagaggaagaagaggaggaagaggaggaggaggaggaggaggaggaggaggagggaagggagAGCCACGTccgtttgtgtgtctgtccgtTTGGTCCGTCACAGCAgggctgggggggaggggttatGGGCacagactcctcctcctcaccagcTCAGGGCaaggaagccccgcccactctaTCACAAAGCCATTGTCAGTCAACTGTTGCCCACGGCAACGCACCTGGAAAGGAAAACGGAGTGTTTGAGAATGTAATATCACACATTAATTACAAGAGTGTAAGAGAATCCCTCCGGGGAGAACATTAGCTGTTCAATGTTAGCACATTAGCATgaggtggaagctaaaaaaagTGTCATCTAACATGATGCTAGTATTTAGAGAGTAATGTAAAGGTAAATACTAGCTGGCTATTattgttgcatttttatttttttttagtcaaaacaaaaatatggaaaagTTGGTAGCTTCATTAGCGCTAGCTGCTGTCAATGTTAGCTTCTCCAAGACGGACATTTGGTCCGAGCAAAAGTTGAGCCCAACTACAAAATAAATGGGATCAGCATTTCTTCTGACAAAATACTGGAAATGTGACACAAAATCAcgttaaaagtttaaatttctcATTGTATTTCTGGGTTTTCAATGGCCGATCAAGCAATAGCAGCAGAATGAAGACATCACTATGGtttagaaaaaaatgcaataacaatttttaaaaagttcatgGCTACTCACATTTTAGCAAATATGAAACTGGAAAAACGGCTGAATTTTTTGGAAACAAAAATTCTTTCAATGCCATTTTTTAATAACCTGGACACATATCAACACGTCTGTGCTGCCTTGACACCTGGATTTTGTGCATTTTGATGCCTCccacctttctctttctttctcacatAAAGTTTACTCGACATTATTTTatgcagtgagtgtgtgtgattgttgcAGCTGATCTGAAAACACCCATATGAAATCATTTCATGAATAAATTGAGTCATGTAAAAGATTTCAAAGCTCAAGATGGAAATTTTAAAAGCTTGATCATGATGAGGATTATTGGATGATTATTCCCTTTTGAGATTATGTTTAACTGGTGTGTGTCTGACTCCTGCAATGGATTTTATGGTAAGGTGTGTAACCTAATAAATCAGAGCACAGACCcatgattttcttttcctggaaTGTTCCCAGTAGTTCAGTCAGATTCCCACTAGCTGCTAcgtggctgcccttcactctaCCTTCTATCCCCAcaaactgcatgcttacaggctcgatgtgtgtgtctgtaataaATCATATATATCAAGTGAAAAGAAGAATTTCTCcacggggatcaataaagtaactTTCTTTCTGATGcaagtttttttaaacagttcTTCTTTAACACCACTATGGACGCGTAGGCTGTAGAACAGGATAGATAACCAGACACGTGTGGGACTGCTTGGCCTTGGTGGAGGTATGTGTTCTCCATCCAGGAGCTCATTATTGACTGGTCAACATTAACTGTTACCTATAAGATCTACAAAATTTCAGAACTGTATTGTAATTTATGACAGCCCAAGGCGAAAATTACCAATTTTGTTTCACAAGACTCAAAAATAAGAACAGAGTAGCTGGAATCCTTGTTTTgttcgttgttgttgttttttttgggtttgtttttttttttaaagtactcAAATAATTCATGTTAATTCCTCCTCTTTGTTATTTTCAATGTTTTCCAGATTGATAACATTTTCACCTGGCCCTTCATTCAACAGTCAAGCCTCACACTAAAACGTGGCATCACAAGCAAGGCAACTGAGCATCCTGAGCATCTTGGCTCCTGGTGCCAGAGAGGTCAGGGGCCACTGAAAGCTAAGACCCAGATATTAATCGTCTTTATTTTGATGCCGGGTTCGCATGTGGTCCACGGGGATAAAATAACCACGATGACAGCCTGTCTCTGGCGGCGGAGGCCGTTGTCACGGATGCCGGACCGACTGAGGCCGCTGGGCATCTCCGGCTGCTGCTAGCTGGTGGCTAACAGACCCCATTGTTTTCAATCAGGCATGCTAACACATGCATAAATATACAAGTCGAGTGTTGAATTAACGTGATATTGTCACCGTGAAATCTGACACGCAGAAACCCCCCGATTTCTCGCAGTTGCACCGTTAAGGCGGACGGTTGCATCAACGGGCGAGCTAACGAGGCGCTGCCGTGCGGCTCGACGCGACATGAGCGCTTCGTTAGCTCgctataaataaaatgtcatctcGTTATTACTGTCAAGGTCGGCAAAACGCATTCAGTCGTTTTGTTAGCTTCAACAAATGTCGTTCACGGCCTCGTAGAATCTCCAGCTCGTACCGGTGGGTTGTGGGGGTCTGCGGGGGGCTTACCAGGGAGCTCCACTGGCCGCCCGCCCGCCTGCATCAGGGGGCATCAGGGAGCTAACGGGAGCTAGCTGACCTGCTCAGGGTTAGCCGGATAGCAGCATTAGCCGCGGCGATCCCGCAAACAACATTGCGTTAGAGGGACGTTCTCCCGTGTCGTCCCTTATTTTAGAGTTTAACTAAGGTTGTTTACGAATAAATATGGAGGACTTATaagcaaaatcaaaacaacaaccagGGCCAGCGGGAGGGGGGGTTTATTCCAGCGATGATAACAACATCTTACCGGCCTGTGAGCTCTCTGTGCGGCGTGAGAGGAGGACAGCACGGCGGGATGCTGCAGGATGGATCAAACCGGACTAGCTAGCCACCACAGAAACAAAccgtcattttattttatttatttatttattttgtattttatgtttttttttatttttctcctatATGGCGGCTGGGAAGCTTACCTCATCGGACAGCACCGACGTGGCTGGCAGGGTGAAGCGGCTCCGGTGGATGCAGCGAGCTGGCAGGTAGCGGCGGTGGTGTGTTGACCCAGTAGTAAGAAGACGaagcggagccacacacaatgaATT is part of the Antennarius striatus isolate MH-2024 chromosome 13, ASM4005453v1, whole genome shotgun sequence genome and harbors:
- the hspb9l gene encoding heat shock protein beta 9-like, translated to MLCPSAFQPSAVTMRPFLDLHWPIRSLWPETRPLFYHIEQEMIRHMQEMRQTMEYMEKLHQKIFEELDQASTSSTGALKPITFHEWAKDGSSFAVSLDTQDFSPQELSVKQVGRKLRVSGKTEKKKEDDKGSYSYTCQEFRQDFDLPVGVNPETVTCSLVDGRLQIQAPQEGARNDGKERIVPINITSCPAITSTSGEAQGSASFSEASPPEKN
- the fam53c gene encoding protein FAM53C — translated: MPESSYWQLCPPSKSGLQGGLLSSSFPPGPVPLVPPDAHLHEGGDPLDSMPAQPQQHRPLAPSTSASELSLPGAPAALPGPGPPPPPPPPPKRHCRSLSVPEDLSRCRYTWRPSASRVWTPVSRQQCHGGAGGGIAGGGGTAGGGIGPGAAGGGACPLRAPSSSLNSSLHSSSSPTFFSLALSPDSPLPWSFPWDPSEAAAGGGACCCFFPSPSSCSSSPSPLHPPPPPQRRFSLSPVLIRDSAASTFLPPPPVPSQAVAPPPGCSAGAARGGPVPASPSSACSTPSSLRRSLPPQLPRCHSQPCDLLLLKPGLKRRRDPDRPCARPVLDFAKMTQTRSIDPQCLERGGRLVCGGDVCMGMEAFMGDFRGSCSPAECLGRTSIGPLSESDEECREDDDDDDDDDGEEEVEEREAAQQTVFERDCTELDLNLIEEN